The proteins below come from a single Zhouia spongiae genomic window:
- the upp gene encoding uracil phosphoribosyltransferase, with amino-acid sequence MEIHHLAQNNSVLKHFLAELRNVNIQQDRMRFRKNMERVGELLAYEMSKSFHYKEINVETPLGSKQTHEIDEELVICGIFRAGLALHQGFLNYFDNADNAFISAYRKHHKNSDAFEIEVEYLACPALENKTLILVDPMLATGRSFEAAYKAIEQTGSPKNIHIAAVVATPEGIEHLEETLRPDTKIWIADIDERLDEKDYIVPGLGDAGDLLYGSKLQH; translated from the coding sequence ATGGAAATACATCATCTTGCTCAAAACAACTCTGTGCTCAAACACTTTCTGGCCGAGCTTAGAAATGTAAATATCCAACAGGATCGAATGCGGTTCAGAAAGAATATGGAGCGGGTCGGAGAGTTGCTTGCATACGAAATGAGCAAATCTTTTCATTATAAAGAAATTAATGTTGAAACGCCTTTGGGTTCAAAACAAACTCACGAAATTGATGAAGAACTGGTTATTTGCGGTATCTTCAGAGCAGGCCTGGCACTTCATCAGGGGTTCCTTAATTATTTCGATAATGCAGATAATGCTTTTATATCTGCTTACAGAAAGCATCATAAAAACAGTGATGCATTCGAAATAGAGGTAGAGTACCTTGCGTGTCCTGCGCTTGAAAACAAAACCTTAATACTTGTTGATCCGATGCTCGCAACCGGTCGTTCATTTGAAGCTGCTTACAAGGCCATTGAACAAACCGGTTCTCCAAAAAACATACATATAGCAGCTGTTGTCGCTACTCCCGAGGGGATTGAACATTTGGAAGAAACATTACGCCCGGACACTAAAATATGGATCGCAGATATCGATGAAAGATTAGATGAGAAGGACTATATTGTACCCGGTCTTGGAGATGCGGGAGATCTCTTATACGGATCTAAATTACAGCACTAA
- a CDS encoding carboxypeptidase-like regulatory domain-containing protein, which yields MKIKVTFLLIMFTLVIQAQEQIISGKVLSTENNEPLPYVNIGIKDKSVGTVSNENGVFKLYLDHKVRLNDTVIFSYIGYKAEKYLISDLKNLTGSILLQSKNMELDEVVLSAEKVKYKSKKIGRTSKGIGLFHANFYSYNEKDVDDRLSKEKGMKFKLRRNCHIKDLNFNITSNNFKSLKFRVNFYKIEDGIPTEIIVHKNIVFEIKDNFHGWFKVDLEPYDIYLKEDIEEIAVTIQWLESVKTDEKSKYFAIATASSPIHTAFSREKAMDKWNKSGQNLSFYLNAMCE from the coding sequence ATGAAAATAAAAGTTACATTTTTGTTAATCATGTTTACATTGGTTATTCAGGCTCAAGAACAAATAATATCAGGAAAAGTTCTTAGTACTGAAAATAACGAACCACTTCCTTATGTTAATATTGGCATTAAAGACAAAAGTGTTGGAACTGTTTCTAATGAGAATGGTGTTTTCAAACTTTACTTAGACCATAAAGTGAGATTGAATGACACTGTTATATTCTCTTATATCGGTTATAAAGCGGAAAAATATTTGATTTCAGATTTGAAAAACCTGACAGGATCTATTCTCCTTCAATCTAAAAACATGGAACTGGATGAAGTTGTGCTAAGTGCTGAAAAAGTAAAGTATAAGTCTAAAAAAATAGGGAGGACATCAAAAGGGATTGGTTTGTTTCATGCAAATTTTTACTCATACAATGAAAAAGATGTAGATGATAGATTGAGTAAAGAAAAGGGGATGAAATTTAAATTAAGAAGAAACTGCCATATAAAAGATTTAAATTTTAATATCACCTCAAACAACTTTAAATCCCTAAAGTTCAGAGTGAATTTTTATAAAATTGAAGATGGAATACCTACAGAAATAATAGTACATAAAAATATTGTATTTGAAATTAAAGATAATTTTCACGGATGGTTTAAAGTTGATTTAGAACCTTATGATATCTATCTAAAAGAAGACATTGAAGAAATAGCAGTAACCATACAATGGCTTGAAAGTGTAAAAACGGATGAAAAGAGTAAATATTTTGCAATAGCGACAGCAAGCTCGCCAATTCATACAGCATTTTCAAGAGAAAAAGCAATGGATAAATGGAATAAAAGCGGTCAAAATTTAAGTTTTTATCTTAATGCCATGTGTGAGTAG
- a CDS encoding DUF6427 family protein has protein sequence MISSIFGKTKPINLIFIGIFLFLYFWGVQLFVFHHALKGIEWLEKSGLCLLLILSALLVDFISKKNNLSRNNSYPILLYVLLLCMYPPILQSGKFVIANFFILLVIRRLMSLRTNLAIKQKLFDASLLVGLAFLWYQWSALFLVLVYIGVLFYDAKDYRNWLVPIVGGGMVLFFVLTYYFLTDNITGLIEIFTFRIEFNIDKYKNPSFSVPVITTLVIGFFALIGYLVNIKIRSAKAQKAMALVVVALTIGIGISVFSEDINVSELIFIAFPLAMVIANYLQTTKSKWLKEAVLWIFVLMPFLALVL, from the coding sequence ATGATTTCAAGCATTTTTGGAAAAACAAAACCTATAAATTTAATTTTTATTGGAATTTTTTTATTTCTGTACTTCTGGGGTGTTCAGTTATTTGTTTTTCACCATGCTTTAAAAGGGATTGAATGGCTCGAAAAATCCGGCCTGTGTCTATTGCTTATTCTGAGTGCGTTGTTAGTAGATTTTATCAGTAAGAAGAACAATCTATCCCGAAATAACTCATACCCTATCCTGTTGTATGTATTGTTGTTATGTATGTACCCGCCAATATTGCAAAGCGGTAAGTTTGTAATCGCTAATTTTTTTATACTATTAGTGATAAGGAGACTTATGAGCCTCCGAACCAACCTGGCGATTAAACAAAAACTTTTTGATGCATCTCTATTGGTTGGTCTGGCCTTTTTATGGTATCAATGGAGTGCCTTGTTTCTGGTGCTTGTTTACATAGGGGTCCTGTTTTACGATGCCAAAGATTACAGGAACTGGCTGGTGCCAATAGTAGGGGGCGGTATGGTGTTGTTTTTTGTTCTTACATACTACTTTCTTACCGACAATATTACCGGCCTGATAGAAATTTTTACATTTCGTATAGAGTTTAACATAGACAAGTATAAGAACCCGAGTTTTTCTGTTCCGGTAATAACAACTTTGGTAATTGGTTTTTTTGCTTTAATCGGGTATTTGGTGAATATAAAAATCCGTTCGGCAAAGGCACAAAAAGCAATGGCATTGGTAGTAGTGGCTTTGACCATAGGAATAGGGATTTCGGTTTTTTCAGAAGATATAAATGTTTCTGAACTTATATTTATTGCTTTTCCGCTGGCAATGGTTATTGCGAATTACCTACAAACAACAAAATCGAAGTGGTTAAAAGAAGCTGTTTTATGGATATTTGTTCTGATGCCGTTTTTGGCATTAGTGCTGTAA
- a CDS encoding DUF6341 family protein, whose amino-acid sequence MRDFFEGIQYLFEDILFVPLNSLRFMHSWWGSNAINWIFIIIGMVALVYWVLQLKKFNDNNEENKDVTAHSYL is encoded by the coding sequence ATGAGAGATTTTTTTGAAGGTATTCAATATTTGTTTGAAGATATTTTATTTGTTCCTTTAAACAGTTTACGTTTTATGCATAGCTGGTGGGGTTCTAACGCCATTAACTGGATCTTTATCATAATAGGCATGGTAGCCCTTGTATATTGGGTTCTTCAATTGAAGAAATTTAACGACAATAACGAAGAGAACAAAGACGTAACGGCACATTCGTACCTATAA
- a CDS encoding glycosyltransferase, with the protein MHKDIHIFCMKWGTLYDATYVNRLYSMVKRNLNLSFTMVCFTDDEKGIDDHIKCFPIPEIDIPGNLPERMWKKLTTLKSDLYGLEGTALFLDLDVVIVDNIDCFFEDDNPFMIIKDYRKQWRITGNSSVYRFEIGKHGYVFDYFVENFDSIRKQHRNEQEYLTWAVHEKGMLNYWPKPWCPSYKYDCISKFPLAVWKKPSIPEGSKIIIFHGEINPPKAIKGGRGKWYRYVRPAKWIADYWR; encoded by the coding sequence ATGCATAAAGACATTCATATATTTTGCATGAAGTGGGGAACACTTTATGATGCCACTTATGTAAACAGATTATATAGCATGGTAAAAAGGAATTTGAATCTGTCTTTTACCATGGTTTGTTTTACTGACGACGAAAAAGGAATAGATGATCATATTAAATGTTTCCCCATTCCAGAAATTGATATCCCCGGAAACCTTCCGGAGCGGATGTGGAAAAAGCTGACCACGCTGAAGTCGGATTTGTACGGATTGGAGGGAACAGCTTTGTTTTTAGATTTAGATGTGGTCATAGTCGATAATATCGATTGTTTCTTTGAAGACGATAATCCGTTTATGATTATTAAAGACTACAGAAAGCAATGGCGGATTACCGGGAATTCTTCTGTATACAGATTCGAAATAGGTAAGCACGGTTATGTGTTCGATTATTTTGTTGAAAATTTTGATTCTATTAGAAAACAACATAGAAATGAGCAGGAGTATTTAACCTGGGCGGTACACGAAAAAGGAATGCTCAACTACTGGCCGAAGCCTTGGTGTCCCAGTTATAAATACGATTGTATTTCGAAGTTCCCGTTAGCGGTATGGAAAAAGCCAAGCATTCCTGAGGGATCTAAAATAATTATTTTCCACGGTGAAATTAATCCTCCGAAGGCCATTAAAGGAGGCCGCGGTAAGTGGTATCGCTATGTGAGACCGGCAAAATGGATTGCAGACTATTGGAGGTAA
- a CDS encoding ferredoxin--NADP reductase, translating into MSHFHPLRVKHIEHITPNSVTVSFEIPNDLKDEFRFTPGQYINIRKELNGKELRRSYSICSSAGNGDLTIGIKKVDSGLFSQFANNELKSGDVLDIYPPLGHFTFDPAESRNKNIAAFAAGSGITPIMSIMKSVLEETDGNFILVYGNKSAAETMFHKEITELIAEYPERLKVYFIYSQEQDGESMFGRVERSTVNFIINNKHKDTTFDAYYLCGPEAMIHTVSDTLTEKGITKEMIRFELFTTADADEEDLSSIPEGKTKVKVIVDDEEFEFIMDHKERVLDAALKEDIDAPYSCQGGICSSCMAKLKQGKVEMVKNQILTDSELEEGLILTCQSHPLTDTIVVDYDDI; encoded by the coding sequence ATGAGTCACTTTCACCCACTTAGGGTTAAACATATAGAACATATTACCCCCAATTCGGTAACTGTATCATTTGAAATACCAAATGACCTTAAAGATGAATTCAGATTTACCCCGGGTCAATATATCAACATAAGGAAAGAACTGAACGGAAAAGAACTTCGCCGTTCGTATTCTATCTGCTCTTCTGCCGGTAATGGAGATCTGACTATCGGAATTAAAAAAGTAGATTCAGGCTTGTTTTCACAATTTGCAAACAACGAACTTAAAAGTGGAGATGTTCTGGACATTTATCCTCCATTAGGACATTTTACATTCGACCCGGCTGAAAGCCGGAATAAGAACATTGCCGCATTTGCCGCCGGGAGCGGAATTACACCCATAATGAGTATTATGAAATCGGTTTTAGAAGAAACTGACGGCAACTTTATATTGGTATATGGTAATAAAAGCGCTGCCGAGACCATGTTCCACAAGGAGATCACAGAACTTATTGCTGAATATCCGGAACGGCTGAAGGTTTATTTCATCTATAGTCAGGAACAGGATGGAGAGAGCATGTTTGGCAGGGTAGAACGTTCGACAGTTAATTTTATTATTAATAATAAGCACAAAGACACTACCTTCGACGCCTATTATTTATGTGGTCCGGAAGCCATGATCCATACGGTATCTGACACCCTAACTGAAAAAGGGATCACAAAAGAGATGATCAGGTTTGAATTGTTTACTACTGCTGATGCAGATGAAGAAGATCTTTCTTCAATTCCCGAGGGCAAAACGAAGGTAAAAGTGATCGTTGATGATGAAGAGTTCGAATTTATTATGGACCACAAAGAACGGGTTCTGGATGCCGCTTTAAAAGAAGATATCGATGCGCCTTATTCATGTCAGGGAGGTATTTGCAGTAGCTGTATGGCGAAGTTAAAACAAGGAAAGGTTGAAATGGTGAAAAACCAGATCTTAACGGACAGTGAACTGGAAGAAGGCCTGATACTCACCTGTCAGTCTCATCCTCTTACAGATACCATTGTCGTAGATTATGACGATATATAA